One segment of Odontesthes bonariensis isolate fOdoBon6 chromosome 1, fOdoBon6.hap1, whole genome shotgun sequence DNA contains the following:
- the LOC142383459 gene encoding uncharacterized protein LOC142383459: protein MFHSFIVREDHRDFLRFLWFKDNEPSNEIVEYRMKVHVFGNSPSPAVAIYGLRRAALHGASEYGTDAKHFVERHFYVDDGLKSLSSAAEAIDLLKRTQELLAVSNLRLHKIASNASEVLEAFLPEDHAKCLQNLDFDDNSDHIQRSLGLSWDLKHDLFTFRVAATEKPFTRRGVLATVNSLFDPLGLVAPVAIQGKFILRELTSGEILDWDSPLPDEKEAEWRMWKNSLQSLSDFRIPRAYTPTTLTTARRKELHIFSDASVKAIAAVAYLKVVDSDGKCHIGFVLGKAKLAPAAAHTVPRLELGAAVLAVEMAELVESELDISVDSLQFYTDSKVVLGYIYNQTRRFYMYVSNRVQRIRKSTKPEQWHYVRTTQNPADHATRSVSAVELANTTWITGPPFLSLPEGASTSEEESYDLVAPDLDTEVRSHATMLSVPPANLGSHRFERFSSWKSLVRAIAFLTHVTQSHGSSAMVKHKDCNGWHLCKGPHTAEELLKAGTLIIKSVQRETYSKEFSCLAAGKNISKDSPLGKLNIYVDEDGLLRIGGRLNQSALDAREKLPLVIPGRSHIATLLVRHYHEKVKHQGRVFTEGSVRSAGFWIVGAKKCINGILHKCVTCNKFQGRAAEQKMADLPPDRLSTEPPFTYVGLDVFGPWTITTRRTRGGQANSKRWAVLFTCMSTRAVHIELVEAMDTSSFINALRRFFALRGPAKQIRSDCGTNFTGACKELHVLLTDPDEPNVRRYLSEESCTWVFNPPHSSHMGGVWERMIGISRRILNSMLMQTSPSRLTHEVLSTFMAEVTAIINARPLVPISSDPDSPFLLTPASLLTQKVSTYPPPPGTFDSKDLHRQQWRQVQHLANTFWNRWRREYLPTLQSRSKWQDVRPNLKIGDLVLLKDSEAKRNEWPMALVTKTFPGQDGKVRKIELKVTRSGSAKTFLRPISETILLKSAEDTE from the coding sequence ATGTTTCATAGCTTCATAGTCAGAGAAGACCATCGAGATTTTCTCCGGTTCCTTTGGTTCAAGGACAACGAACCCAGCAATGAGATTGTCGAGTACAGGATGAAAGTCCACGTATTCGGCAATAGCCCATCACCGGCGGTAGCCATCTACGGTCTTCGTCGTGCGGCATTACATGGAGCAAGCGAATACGGCACGGATGCCAAACACTTTGTAGAGCGACACTTCTATGTCGATGACGGCCTCAAGTCCCTCTCATCAGCGGCTGAGGCCATCGACCTGCTCAAAAGAACACAAGAGTTGCTTGCTGTCTCGAACTTGCGGCTCCATAAGATAGCATCAAACGCCTCTGAAGTCTTGGAAGCCTTCCTTCCAGAGGACCATGCAAAGTGTCTTCAGAATCTGGATTTTGATGACAACTCAGATCACATCCAACGTAGCTTAGGGCTTAGCTGGGATCTCAAACATGACCTCTTTACTTTCAGAGTGGCTGCTACAGAGAAACCCTTCACTCGTAGAGGTGTTCTAGCCACTGTGAACAGTCTTTTCGACCCTCTCGGACTCGTTGCACCAGTCGCCATTCAGGGGAAGTTCATACTGCGTGAACTTACCAGCGGTGAGATCCTTGACTGGGACAGTCCACTTCCAGATGAAAAGGAAGCTGAATGGAGAATGTGGAAAAACTCCTTACAAAGTCTGAGTGACTTCAGGATCCCGAGAGCTTACACTCCTACTACCCTTACCACAGCCCGCAGAAAGGAACTGCACATCTTCTCTGACGCCTCGGTGAAGGCCATCGCTGCTGTAGCTTACCTGAAGGTCGTCGACAGCGATGGAAAGTGTCATATAGGTTTTGTCCTAGGAAAAGCGAAACTAGCTCCCGCAGCTGCCCACACTGTCCCGAGGCTGGAGCTGGGTGCAGCTGTATTAGCGGTAGAGATGGCGGAGTTAGTGGAGAGTGAGTTAGACATCAGTGTAGATTCATTGCAGTTCTACACAGACAGCAAGGTTGTCTTAGGATACATATATAACCAAACCAGACgtttttatatgtatgtttCCAACAGAGTACAGCGGATCAGAAAGTCCACCAAACCAGAGCAGTGGCACTATGTCCGTACCACTCAGAATCCGGCAGATCACGCCACTCGATCTGTATCCGCAGTTGAGCTTGCTAACACGACTTGGATCACTGGGCCTCCTTTCCTGTCCCTGCCTGAAGGAGCGTCCACTTCAGAAGAGGAGTCATATGACCTTGTCGCTCCAGATCTCGACACCGAGGTGCGTTCTCATGCTACCATGCTCTCTGTTCCTCCAGCCAACCTGGGGTCTCATCGTTTTGAGCGATTCTCATCCTGGAAGTCTTTGGTGAGAGCCATAGCATTCCTGACACACGTCACTCAGTCTCACGGGAGCTCCGCTATGGTCAAACACAAAGACTGTAATGGCTGGCATCTATGCAAAGGGCCTCATACAGCAGAAGAGCTGCTCAAAGCAGGAACTCTCATCATCAAGTCTGTGCAAAGAGAGACCTACAGCAAAGAGTTCTCTTGTCTAGCTGCCGGGAAGAACATCTCAAAAGATAGCCCTCTAGGAAAGCTGAATATCTATGTGGACGAAGATGGACTTCTAAGAATAGGAGGTAGGCTCAACCAGTCGGCACTCGACGCAAGAGAAAAACTGCCTCTTGTCATCCCAGGCCGCAGCCATATCGCAACGCTGCTCGTGAGGCATTATCACGAAAAGGTCAAACACCAAGGtcgtgtttttactgaaggatcTGTCCGCTCAGCAGGGTTCTGGATTGTTGGGGCCAAGAAATGCATCAACGGTATCCTTCACAAATGCGTCACATGTAACAAGTTTCAAGGGAGAGCTGCTGAGCAGAAGATGGCAGATCTGCCCCCCGATCGCCTGAGTACAGAGCCACCCTTCACCTATGTGGGTCTCGACGTGTTCGGCCCTTGGACTATTACAACAAGACGCACCCGAGGAGGTCAAGCTAACAGCAAAAGGTGGGCCGTACTTTTCACGTGCATGAGCACACGTGCCGTGCACATAGAGTTGGTCGAGGCAATGGACACCTCAAGTTTCATTAACGCCTTGCGTCGTTTCTTTGCTCTGCGGGGACCCGCTAAGCAAATCCGTTCCGATTGCGGAACCAACTTTACAGGCGCCTGCAAGGAATTGCATGTACTCCTCACGGATCCCGATGAACCCAATGTTAGAAGGTATTTGAGTGAAGAAAGTTGCACTTGGGTTTTCAATCCTCCCCATTCTTCCCACATGGGGGGAGTTTGGGAGCGAATGATTGGCATCTCCAGACGGATATTGAACTCCATGCTCATGCAAACCAGCCCTTCACGCCTTACTCATGAGGTGTTGTCAACCTTTATGGCAGAGGTCACGGCGATCATTAATGCCAGGCCGCTTGTGCCTATCTCTTCAGACCCAGACTCACCTTTTCTTTTGACCCCTGCTTCACTCCTGACACAGAAGGTGTCTACTTACCCTCCTCCTCCGGGAACCTTTGACAGCAAAGATCTCCACCGCCAGCAGTGGAGACAGGTCCAACATCTAGCCAATACCTTTTGGAACAGATGGAGACGCGAATACTTACCAACACTTCAAAGTCGTAGTAAGTGGCAGGACGTACGTCCTAATCTGAAGATAGGTGACTTGGTTCTTCTTAAGGATAGCGAGGCGAAGAGGAACGAGTGGCCGATGGCTCTGGTCACGAAAACTTTCCCTGGCCAAGATGGAAAGGTCAGGAAGATTGAACTCAAGGTCACGAGGTCTGGGTCAGCTAAGACTTTCTTGAGACCCATCTCTGAGACGATTCTTCTCAAGAGTGCGGAAGACACAGAGTGA